The Lolium rigidum isolate FL_2022 chromosome 2, APGP_CSIRO_Lrig_0.1, whole genome shotgun sequence genomic interval TGCTGCATGAATGTCTCGCCCGACATTCCAGCGAACGCGCTACGCGCGTCGAAAGGGGACGGTAAGCGTATCGCCGGTGAGGTGTCAACGGCCGGATATCCATGGGAGGGCCCACGGGCACAGGGCAGTGCGGGAAGATGACGTTGGGGTCGAATCCACCATCGTGGCACTCATGCGGATGGAGTACCTCAACCTCGACGTGGAATGGCCATAGGTTTCTAGGAATAATGCAGGAGATGACGACGAGTAGCTAGACGGAGACGTGCCGGCGGTTTGCCTAGCCCACCCGATGATGATCTGCGGCAAATGCTAAGGACGCTCCATGGCCGCCCACGTCGTCGCTTCTTGAACCCGCGCCTGCGCCTCCTCCTCATCCCGCGCCGCCTTCATAGCATTGACCTTTAGGGTCCTCTCCCGCTAGGCGCCTCTATTCAGCCACCTAGGCGACATTGGTCATGCCATATAGCTTCTCCTTCCGCCCCTTGGGcttcactagtaggaaactagCTATAAATGAGAGGTTATTATGTGGCTTACCTATttagcatgcgccacagaaataattcaTGTGGTGCACCACaccaggtgcgccactgaaataACGTATATTTGTGGCGCACCACACTCACATGCACCACAGAAGTAAGGTGGATCCCACCCCCGGTCAGGCTCAATAATTGGTTtcattatttctgtggcgcacatgaccatgtgcgccatagaaataagacattttgtgcgccacagaagtttttttgctctccacgcaactccaccctccCCCCTTGATTTTTTTgccttgtaaaatacaaaagaaagaaatagatagaaattttaaCAAATAAAATCCTTGgaggtgcccatgtattatgtcatctagtttaattgagaattaacaaacatgaatttcgacttaTTTTTGCAAAGTTACGTTGCAAAAtcgtcaaactggatttctggttgcatacaaattcgaaaaaaacgcacaatatatcaaaatgaccgggAGAAAATTTTACATTCGAATTGGCTTACCCGGTTAACcaatttttagaatcgccaaattTGAAAAGAGGAAAATGTTATGGCAAAGTTAAAAATGTTTACTCTGAAATTTGAATTTTGTGGCGCCCTCCTCCTTTACCCCACTTCACTTTCCACTTctcatcctctcctcctctcctccacttctcgtcctcttctcctcctctcctccacttctcgtcctcttctcctcctctcctccacttctcctcttccctcctctcctccacccgacgacctcctccagcgatctcctctcctccacttctcctcctctcctcctcctcttttcctcctctcttccacttctcctcttccctcctctcctccactcgGCGATCTCCTCTCCTCCTACggcgatctcctcctcctccacccaccacgtccggccggcctcctcctcctccacttacCACCTCCGGccgacatcctcctcctcctccgcccacgacctccggtcggcctcctcctcctccacccacctacCACCTCCggtcggcctccttctcctccacccaCAGACCACCtccggtcggcctcctcctcctcctcctccacccacccacccacctttGGCGACCTCCaacaaatttttaaaaaaaatcctgCGAAATTTTGGCTGCCCTAgacctagatctggccgccatttttttaaaaaaatcatttttttgtggcgcaccacctcTGGGTGCGTCACAGAAAGTTTTCTGTGGCGCAGACTGCccggtgcaccacagaaataagacttctgtggcgcatgggtccgtgcgccacataattcttatttttgtggcataGATTCTATGACgcactgcccatgcgccacataatagCTTTTTGTGTGGATCTAGGCGGTGTTTCCAGGAGGGCAGGCGAGAAACGGCGGGAGCTAGCCGGGGAGGGAGGTTATGGAGGGAAGAAATGGAGGTACACCGAATAAAAATGGAGGGAAACCGGCTCTCTGTCGCTGATAGTGCTGGCCCACGTGCCTTTTCCCCTATCGTTGGTGTCCCCGGGCGCACCCCGGCGCGTTGGGTTCGGCCAGGGATCGCCCGGCGAATAACATGCCCATCCGGCCAAAATTGGGCTCCTGGGGAAGTGGGAGAAAAAAATTTCGCCGACGTGAAAAAGGCGCCCTAGGGGcttgggggagggggggggggggaggggacgagtggagatgctcttaggtggaGAATATTCAAGTGGAGCTAGCTGTCAACTTTCACAcccacatcgtcttcctcgcTTCAGTCAGGAGTTGTCGTTACCACCATCTACTTTTATGCATTTATGTTTATATATCCTCCGTTGCATCGAAGCTTTATGAGTAGTGGATTGTAACCCTAATCGACTGTTTTGAAAATTTGCTATCAATACAAACTCTAATAGCGCCGCCACCGGATTTTGGCCCGGCCCTCACCCCCTTCTCTCTTATTTCTCACCATAATTACTTTGAATAATTCTCACCTCCTGTTGTGTGACTTTATCTCCTCGAATCAGGGTTTCAGCCCACTATGTTAATATAGCAACCATACAATATAACCAGGAGAGTCTCGAAAAAAGTAAATGCTAGAGGCAGCACCAAACATACACCAAAGAAAATGAGAAGAAACAAAATGAATACTGAGGCGGATCAACTAAACAAAGGAGACCCACAACTAATGCGCCCTCCGGAAAAGTTCCTCCGCACTCCTAACCCCGAATTGTTGTGTACGAAGCAGCACCTTCAAGGAGGAAAGTGAACGCTGATGCCCGCCTGCCCGAAACAgatggtcctagggtttcccctggcacACAGAGGAAAGTGGACGAAGGGTAGCTACGGAACCCTTCAGGAAGGAATGTTTCCACCCGAGGGCAACAGTGTTTCGGTGTCAAGCGAGCAGACAAGTATTTCTCCTGAAAAAACCCTACCCACAAACCTTGGCCACCCTCTAGATCCGCATATGGCTCCTCGAAACGgatggtcctagggtttcccctggcacACAGAGGGAAGTGGACGAAGGGTAGCTATGACACCCTCCAGGAAGGAATGTTGCCACTCGAGGTTAGCAGCGCTTCGTTGTCGGGCGAGCCAACAAGGATTTGTCCCCAAAAAACCCTATCCACAACCCTCAGGGATCCGTTGCACAGGAGCTCTGTGAGGACGAGGCCTCGAAACCACCAAACTCACCGTCCACGAACATGCATCACTGCGGTCACGAAGCCACCACCATCATCTCACCAAGGTTACCGTCACAAGACTGGCAAGgtaggggcaaagtagtttgaataTGGGCCGGCAGTACCGTGGCAGCGTGGGAGGGGACTACGGCCACTGCCAAAGACGGTAGTTGACCAGACGCATCGGCATGCACACCAGTTCTAGTTGGGTTTTGGCCGGGCAAGCATGCCTATAAAGCCTTTGCGGAGGCACACAAGTCCTACTTTTCGCCTTTTGTAACTAACAAGGCAACCCTCATTTtcttaatcatcaatgaaactttGATTTTTGCTCGATTTTTTCGTAATTAATCGGACATCTTTGGTCTTAATCAATGAaacgggcaaagcttttgcctggcGTTTAAGAAAAACATCATCAATGGAACTCGCAAAGCTTTTGCCCCAGAATCTGAAGACTTAACCAATCCATTATCGCTAAAGCAGACAAGATGTACTGGTTCCAATGATCCATCCTCCCAATTCAACACAAATACTCAATGAACATATTTACAAGACCAACCTACTCTAATTACGCGAGAGTTCAGATATATGATTCTGAAATCTCAAGTCACAAATAGTAGCAAACCTATGACAGTTCGGAACTACCAAAGCTACTCGTCCGGTCAGAACTAATTTTAGCACTCGCTAGCTCCAATGCAGGCACCTCTTATCCTAGTCCTGGCGGTTATCTCCGCGGCGCGACGACCACGACCTCGAAAAGTAGGACGGCGAAGGCGGAGGCAGCGAGCCCTGGTCGTCGGTGCCGACGGGGACGTCTGAGAGCGGCGCGAGTAGGCGGCGTACGCTCATGGAGCGCATGGTCCGGAAGCTGAGGGACCTGAGGATCTTGTTCTTGGAGAAGACGTCAGAGGAGTTGGTGAGGATGAGGTAGACCAGCCCCTGCACGAGGATGAACGCGACCACTTTGGCCAGCACGTCGCGGAGCTCCGGCGACATCACGAGGGCATCCTCCATGTCTTCCGGCGTCGAGCGAGCGAGATATCGGTTGGGTGAAGAAGCTGGCTGGCTGGCGAACGAGCTTGTGGCAGAATGCAGATGAGGTTGCTCTTTGTAGATCAATGATCCGATGTTTGGGTCTCTGCTTGCCTACTCTCTGCTCTTTATATAGAGCGAGGGTTGGCCCGCGGATTAACTGATAGCATGTGCGATTGAGAGGTTTGATTAGTTTTCTCTCGGTCGTCGTGCACGCAAGCGGGGCAAAGTGCTGTGATTGGCCGCGTTGCTTTGCCAGGAAGGAGGCGCAGCTTAAGCTTGTAGAACGAGTCCTGAATTTTTAGCTGGTTTGTGATCTTGAAATTTTTGATATGGTGTCCCTATGTCAGCACGTCACAGCGTATGTTGGGTCGGTCTGACTTGGCGGGACATGTGTCGTGTCTGATTCTGAAGGCTGCTAAGAAGATTTGGACGGCGTTAGGTAACTAGGCTCCCTTTCGAAGACAGTGTGATATGGATATGGAATCGATCCGCTTTAATCTCCAGTCAGATAAGGACTTGTCTCGTCTACGCATCGAGAAGCAGGATCACCATCCTGGAAGCAGTGGTTTTCTCCGATACACAGACCGATAGACGTGATTAAGCAGCATTTCTACTAGTGCCAGTTTAACTCGTTGAACACGTTTCAGTTCATCTGGGTGCTGGTTAATCTTTCTTGGAAGAGCGGCTGATTTGACCCTGTCGCCGCAGATCGGAGACCCAATGGCAATGGTGGTGCACGCGCTAGAGAGTTGAGATGAGATGCTGTTTTGAATCGGTCAGCAGCAAGACGAGACGACTACTGCTGCGTATTGTATTCTTTCTAGAGATCCGACAACTGCACCACTTGAAGAAACAGAATATTACGATTCTGACGGGCACCGGTCGATGCATCTCAGCAAGTTGGCAACAGGTTCGCCTCGCCGATTCCCGCAAGTCTTTGCTGGTCGTGAGAAGCTTCCTGGATTCAGCACTCCATGTGCCATCTTCATCTGCCGTTTTTCTCTTCGAGATAGATGTGAGCACGGCCTCGTTTTCTTGCCTGCGCAAGCGAGACACCGCCGGCACCGACTATCCCACCAAGATGAGGTCGGCACCTCAAAGCTAAGCACGGCAGCACCAGATAAGGTCTTAATTTTATGACGTGGTTTGGATGCCAAGCAAACGTGCGCCGGCTTGCATTGTCCATGTTATCAGTCATAGCCATCCCTACACACTGTCAGTCCTAGCCAAGTAGCCATCCCTATACACTGAAACAAGTAGCTCAGCTTGCATTGACCATGTTTACAAATTACATGGCTCGCCCTCAATCATTGTCTTCGGCAGAGACATGGTTTTTACTAGTGTTCCACGGCAAGAACTTGCTAAAAGGTGCAGATATAGGAATGAATATGAGCACATCGATCCTATCACCCGGTCAAACAGAGAGGGTTAACCAATGTTTACAAAATCACGCATCTTTGGAACTCCATTTCAGGCATTGCATGCTTTCCTCCACTCCAAGAAGTAATTGAAATTGTATTGCTTGGACACATAAGTGAAGAAGCTCAAGGCATTTTACAGGATAGGCAACATGCAACACAAACAATCAAGGAAAAAATGATCAAAGCCCAGGATAGAATCAAGAAATATGATTATAAGAGTAAAGAGAGGGAACTCCAAGGAGATATGTTGCATCTGAAGATACAACCCTACAGGCTCTCAGTCTCCAAGGATCACTCAAACTACATTCCAAATTCGATGGCCCATTTAGAGTGTTGAAGAGAATTGGAGAAGTAGCATATGTACTGCTGTTCCCTCAAGGTGCTCAATTGCATCCAGTTTTCCATGTAAGTaaatcgaaaaaaaaaacatcttGGAGCAAAAGCTATTCCTAATCTAGAGCTGCCACTGATAGACTCAGGAGAACATCAGAGTAGCACCTGAAGAAATTCTGGCCAAACGGGTTAGCCCTAGGAACAATGAACTAGTCGTACAGTGGAAAATCAAGCGGATCAATCTGCTCGGCCCTCAACCCCTTCCCTCTGAATTTCTCACCTCCTGCTGCGATTGTATAGGAATTCGGGGATTATTAGCTCAGGTATTACACAATTGCCCGGAAACCATGCATGCTTGCCATCCTCAAACTAAACAGCTGGCTGCAAATAGTACAAACCATCGCCCAGCACTGTCTCCTCCTAAATCTTCTGGACAATACATTTCTCTTTCTTGTTCAAAACAGGTTAACTGGATATTGTTATCTGTGTAAGGGCGACCTTACGCTATGCTATGAATAGACAATTCACTAGCAGAGATACTATCTATAGATAGTAGTACGTTGCATTAcaccaaattcatgtttaattatTGCCACCTCAAAATTCTTCCTTCTTTCCCAAATGAAGTGATCCTAGCAGCTCAAACCCTCTGCTTCACACTGCCCACCACTACTCTGATCATCGCTGCTGCTCACCAGGTTTATGGTAACCTTTTTCAGTTCGCCATCATCTGAAGCTACTTCCAGATGAGCATCCATGGCACGTATCTCCCAGTCATGGTGCCGCAGAAACGAGAGCACGCCATCCCCTGTTTCACATGTAAGCAAGCCTTACTTCAGAACTGAGACACCAGGGTAACAGGAACATAAAGACCACATTCGAAGTTCCTTTGGCAACTAACCTAGAACTATCATTTTTCTAATAAGAAGATCCATCTTTGTGAGTGTAGAGGTGCCAGTCAGGGGCAAGGAATAGAGgaatgtacaagattgatgacagGGTCAAAGCCTCAAGTTGTTAGTAGAAAACAAGGGCTAAGGCCAATTCTACTGCCACTGATGTCTTCCCCTACCTTGGACCAATTTCAACAGCCCAAGCTCTAGTGACGTTTTATTCCAAATGTGAATCTCAACCAGAAACGCAGGCTTCGACATCAGGTTATCGTGGTTCTTTCTCCTTTTCGACCGCTTGCTCTCGTGCTTGCTAccgatgattcacttgtttaaccGACACGACAACAATTGGAAAAGCAGTACTAACCTCCATTCCGGACGGCCTCGATCTGAAACAGCCCCGACCCCTGTGGCCCAGTTACGGGGAATGTGCACGACACGGACCTCCGCCGATGGCCCAGAACAACTGAAGCATCATACCATGGTCCTCTTAGTATAGGTGCCCCGATTGCTTCTGCAACCTCTCGGTTCTCAGTAGCCATCTCTATCGCCTTCCTGTAAGCAACATTCACACTTGTAGGTATCATGCGCTAATCACAAAAGGGAACAATACGTATCCTAAACATTCTATCCAGAGAAAAAGTCCAAAGGTATACCGGGAGCACACAGAGGAACATTATGATTAAGGTAGCAGAGTCTATTGAGCtataaaattaaaacaaaaaataaatgaaACAACACTGGTATAGTGGTATTCATGTGGATTAGGCACAACCTACAGCTAAAGCATGAATGAAGGAATCCTCTTGGTAGAAAAATAATGAACAACACGATAGCTGAGTTTAATGTGCGAGGATTATTAACTAGAAAAGTTTGCATTCACCAAATGATAGTCCATCCACTGAACAGATAGAACAATAGGAAATGAACGGATTGGCTACATCCTACATATGCTACATGATCACATAAGAGCAAACTAGTGTTTTCAGTCCGCATATATGATGATGGAAACAAGTTGTGACACAATGGAATTAGCACGATGAGCTCCTCGGGATTGGCTAAACACTAACTAAGCCTGGCACTGGCAGCCTTGAATCTTCAATGTATGAAATGGTGCTCTAGTTATTACAAGAAGCTAGGTTAGATAGTAAGCATGGCAAATTACGAATAGGATTAAATGGACTTCGCCTTGAATGTCGAAAATCTCTTTACTCTAGGTTTGCAAGAGGTCAGCATGGTAGAGCAGACCTGGTGCATCCATGGAAGATGGCGAGGTCGTTGATTCCACTGAGGGCCACTCCGCCAGCGAGGCTGATGGCCCCGATAGCCACCACTCTCCGCCCCACCGATCTCTTCTTCCGCCCACCGGCGACGCTTTCTCCGGCAGAGTAAGAGCTGCAACAGAGCCCCTGAGCTTCCCTCGCCGAGTGTATGACTACCGGGGTTAGAAATGGAGATGGCTACTTACCGGTGGATTTGAGAGGGTAGGGCGGATCtgcggccggcggcgagcaggAGCGTCTTCCTCGCCCACGCCGCCGGCGACATTCTCTCCTTTCCCTGTCCTTTTTTGGGCCCCTTCCGATTTAATGAGCGAATAAATGAATGGGCCAGCCCACAGCCCAGCCCAGCAGTTAGTTTTATGGCATCTTCTTTCGCTCGAATCAATCCCACTCCAATGGCGGGTAGCTACTCTCAGATACTCCAGGAGATCAAGAGAACTTCTCAGGATTTGGAGGAGGTTTCTTTTGTGCACGAGAATAGGTTGTCGAATAAGGAGCCCCATGATCTGGACAAACTTGTGTTAGGTTGGCCTGTGGGTCGTTATGTCTGGTTGTCGTCGCCACCGGTTGGCGTTTGTATTCCCCGCCTTATGATTGTTTGAATAAAGAGGCAGGatgagttctcaaaaaaaaaaaaatccaactccAATGGCGTTGGCGTTCGTCGGCAGCGTAGCTCTGCCACTAGACTGTAGACTGAGATTTAGTTTAAGTCTAAGTCGTCTAAAATCTAGAGGTGCCTAAAAATAAATATGGTTCTGATAGAGAagtggaaaaaaataaaaaggagaaaaagatTTCCTTGTGTCTTGGACAAGGATGATACCGAGAAGGAGGAGATATATGATATGATATAGTGAGGTGTCCAAGCTGGATCTTCTATAGTCGAATAACGACACTGAGAAAGAGgagacatactccctccgttcacaattAATTTGTGTTCTCGGTTTAGTTAAagttaaactttataaagtttaactAAATATTGAGGAAATAATATTAACATCCACGATGTAAAAGTTATAATACTAGAATCACCGTAagctatattttcatattatatccaTTTGATATTATGGTTGTTGATAgtttttcatatattttttgTCAAACTTGGGAAAATTTGATTTTGTAAAAAGCTAAACCACGAACTAAATAAAAACGGAGGAAATATGATATATTGGTATAGTGAGGTGTTGAAGCTAGATCATCTATAGTTGTTTGCACCTGGCGCCACCATCCCTACCTCGCACCAGGCACCACCTCCTTCACACGCTAGTGggcaaggaggagaaggagagaagACCAGTAGAGCCGCAATTGTCGCCACCCGAGGATGTTTAACCAAACAAAGCGTGTAAAAATGCTTAATACCGCAACTCTTCTTTAATCTGTAATTTCACAGTAATGAAACGTGATCAGGAGATATTGACCCCTCTCCATTTATCAGAGGAGAATGCTTGTTCTCTGGTATGTACAAAAGCAGTGTTGTTAACAAGGTACACTAATGCTCCAATAGCACGATAACAGAATAGATGTCGAATGTTTCAGTGCGCCCTCTTCTATCTGTTAAAAGTACAGTTTATGTGCATCTGGCCACCCTTCTCCTCACATCCAGCTCTTCACCGTGGCCTGAGAGTGTTCTTTGGAGCACTAATCCACGGAGTGCCCGCGATCGCGAACCTCCACGGCGCTGTGACATGCTCGGATGATGCGTAGTCGATGCCGACACGGGGGCCAACTAAAATGTTCTCTGGTTCTGGCCCATCCAGTACTTCCAATCCACCTGATACAGAAAACAAATTGGTGGGTAAATATGCATCGAAGACATCTAACAGTTTCAGACAATACCATCTGACACTGACAGTTTCTGGCTATACTGGAAATATATCAATCGTACCGGGGGTATATAGTGGATGGTTCGACCAATCAGTGGAAAGCCCCAGAGCTTGGCCGACCTGAATAAGAAGGCAAGAACAGCTATGATACAGTGTTGTAGGAACAACCATCATTCAGAAAATAAAAGCCTTGATGTCGAATGGTGTAGACCTTTCCTGGTCCTGTAAGTAGGATTGGTTTCTCGGTTTGTTGGCCCCGACGCTGCTTAATGATATCTAGCCCTACAGCAATTAAGAGCAACATTCAGCTCAAACTAGATCTTAGAAAGGAGTGGGGgataaattggttttccttgcacAGACAAACACATGCATTAACAGTTGGCCACAAAGGAATACCATTTCATGGTGCAAACATGTAAATGTAACTTGATTTGTATATGGGGTTCTACTACACTTGTCTAATGATAGAAActtctttgatttattttctAACGTTAGGACAAATAGAGGATGGAGTTCAAGTTACAATGGAAATGGGAAACACATGATAATAGATGGCCACCGCGCCTACTCTTGCTCACATATTTTATTTCTCGTCAACTACCACCATTTGGCAGCGAGGTGGCAAAAGTAAACTTAAACATATTCTAAATATAACTCAGATGCTTCCAAGAACTCACACTCTACAATTAGGATTAGTATAGTTTCTCAAATAAGAAGCGTGATTCAGAAATGCTTCGGGTGAAAAAAAAATCAGGAATAACGAACAAAGCAAGAGCCATAGGCCCAGCCGGCGACTCCAACGAGATTTCTCTTTAATCAATATATCTTCTAATCAAAACAAAATAAGCACCACATTTCAGTCAAGGTTCACAGAAATCACCTCAAATCCTTAACTATTTCACTTGTTAGTATTAGTACATCTGTGCATTAACAAAAGTATTTGTTGGCATATATCTATGTGCAAAGAATGAGCAACGCATACCGCTAACTGGAGCACATGATCGGATCAAAACAGCAGCCCCAACACCCTCTTTGTCGGCAACAACATTGAGCATCATGTGGAGTCCATAGCATAGGTACACATACGCATGCCCTCCTGATCCAAACTACACCCCGACGATGGGGAAGACCTCAGCCAACCTCAAAATTGAAAATACT includes:
- the LOC124688567 gene encoding uncharacterized protein LOC124688567, with amino-acid sequence MEDALVMSPELRDVLAKVVAFILVQGLVYLILTNSSDVFSKNKILRSLSFRTMRSMSVRRLLAPLSDVPVGTDDQGSLPPPSPSYFSRSWSSRRGDNRQD
- the LOC124688570 gene encoding DNA-3-methyladenine glycosylase, which translates into the protein MTTPGAATPPRFKRSSPRKKQQPRSSHRLAVDFAAGEAEAARASVAARATPLLPATPAVPAQSAGGIPLPREFFEVDALDLAPRLLGKLLRRDQVVLRITEVEAYRPNDSACHGRFGATTRTAPMFGSGGHAYVYLCYGLHMMLNVVADKEGVGAAVLIRSCAPVSGLDIIKQRRGQQTEKPILLTGPGKVGQALGLSTDWSNHPLYTPGGLEVLDGPEPENILVGPRVGIDYASSEHVTAPWRFAIAGTPWISAPKNTLRPR
- the LOC124688569 gene encoding uncharacterized protein LOC124688569; the protein is MSPAAWARKTLLLAAGRRSALPSQIHRSYSAGESVAGGRKKRSVGRRVVAIGAISLAGGVALSGINDLAIFHGCTRKAIEMATENREVAEAIGAPILRGPWYDASVVLGHRRRSVSCTFPVTGPQGSGLFQIEAVRNGGDGVLSFLRHHDWEIRAMDAHLEVASDDGELKKVTINLVSSSDDQSSGGQCEAEGLSC